In a single window of the Deltaproteobacteria bacterium genome:
- a CDS encoding flippase-like domain-containing protein has protein sequence MVKYVQILLGIAISVVSGYYALHDVEWAKVQVALARTNLLGLLPALGMLVVFLSLRAWRWKLFVTPVQAVPFRPFWSATWIGFMANDVLPLRVGEVIRPYALAQLASLRLSTAVATTVLERVWDTVAVAIILVATLSGIPLPDWLQRANLIILSLCGVVLGGGWLLVRQGEAAFTRFPPRVAAVMRNFSSGFAALQSVPQVIGALLYSLAIWLALGGYYWILLHACGFSLPLQATFVVLIFTVFAAAIPAAPGFLGTYQVAMELALQFYAVPKDEALGFSLIAHAAQYFPIVIVGLIELFRSGLPLWPSQLGKAASEQSPS, from the coding sequence TTGGTGAAATACGTACAAATCCTTCTTGGTATCGCGATTAGTGTGGTGAGTGGGTACTACGCGCTTCACGATGTGGAGTGGGCAAAAGTGCAAGTGGCCCTTGCGCGAACCAACTTGCTAGGATTGTTACCTGCGTTAGGGATGCTGGTGGTGTTTTTGTCTCTCCGTGCATGGCGCTGGAAACTCTTTGTGACCCCAGTCCAAGCCGTGCCCTTTCGGCCTTTCTGGTCGGCAACGTGGATTGGCTTCATGGCGAACGATGTACTGCCGCTGCGAGTTGGCGAGGTTATTCGCCCATACGCCCTCGCTCAGCTAGCCTCGCTTCGTCTCAGTACTGCAGTAGCAACAACAGTTTTGGAGCGAGTGTGGGATACCGTAGCGGTTGCCATTATTCTTGTGGCGACGCTTTCTGGTATTCCTCTCCCCGACTGGTTGCAGCGTGCCAACTTGATCATCTTGAGCCTGTGCGGGGTGGTGCTGGGGGGAGGTTGGTTATTGGTACGACAAGGAGAAGCTGCCTTTACCAGATTCCCGCCTCGCGTTGCGGCCGTTATGCGAAATTTTTCGAGCGGCTTTGCCGCATTACAGAGTGTACCGCAAGTAATCGGAGCACTCTTGTATTCTCTGGCCATTTGGCTTGCTCTTGGGGGGTACTATTGGATCTTGCTGCATGCCTGTGGTTTTTCTTTGCCATTGCAAGCTACGTTTGTCGTTTTGATCTTCACCGTATTTGCTGCTGCCATTCCTGCCGCTCCCGGCTTTCTCGGAACTTATCAAGTGGCAATGGAACTGGCCCTGCAATTTTATGCTGTGCCGAAAGATGAGGCGCTTGGTTTTTCCCTCATCGCGCATGCGGCGCAGTATTTCCCCATCGTCATTGTTGGGTTGATCGAGTTGTTCCGTTCTGGCCTGCCTCTCTGGCCCTCGCAGTTAGGCAAGGCAGCGTCAGAGCAGTCTCCTTCTTAG